A region of the Gallaecimonas mangrovi genome:
CTAAAAGGCTATGGCCGCCCCCGTGGTTTGGTCACCGTTGCTTCTAGCCCGGCCTTTGTGGCCGACGCTAACTGGCCTGGTATTAAGCCGATGGTGCTTAAGCAGTTTGCCGGTGCCTTGCAGGGCGACATTCAGCAGGTGATAGACCGCTTTTTGGCTATCCAAGCCATGGGCGCACCCAGCGCCAAAGCCGATATCAAACTGTTGCGCGAACAGGTAGCCGAGCGGCCATTACCTAACATTGATGCGCTGGCGGGCGGCTTACAGATCCTGGCGGATACCGACCTGCGCGGCGAGCTGGCCAATATTACGCTGCCCTTTTTACGCCTTTATGGCCGTCTTGATGCCTTGGTGCCCGCCAAACAAGTGCCCTTGGTGGATAAGCTGGCGCCACAGAGCCAGAGCTTGGTGGTTGACCATAGCTCTCATGCGCCTTTTATTTCCCACCCGCAGCAAACGGCGGCCAGCATTCGCCATTTCATCGAGGGCCTTGAAAAGGCTTAACGTCAGTTGCTGAATATTTGGCCATTTGTGGGCAAATAGCGTACACTGCGTGGACCTACTTGGGGAGTTGAAGCTATGAACTCAGTGATGAACAGCGGTATGAACCTGCAATATACCGCCCAGAACCGCGCCAATGACGCTGCCCAGCGCATCGCTAACGGTGATGTCAACGCCGAGCCTCTGGTACAGCTGCAAGTCGCCAAGAATGAGTCCGGCGCTGCCGCCAAGGTCATCAAAACCGCCGATGAAATGCTCGGCACCGTGATTGATACCACTGCGTAAAGCAGGCAGTGTCAGAAAAGCCGCCACCCAGGCGGCTTTTTTATTGCCCGGGTTTGACGGTTTTGTTTGTTTGGCTTTTGGCCGTGCTAAAAAAGCCGCTCGGGTGAGCGGCTTTGCTGGTTAGCGTTTCAGGGCCGCTTTTAGCGCATCGGCCATGGCCGAATTACCGCTGCTGGCACCTGCACTTTGTGCCTGCGCTCTGCCCGCGCTGCGGTTATTGCTGCTGCGCTCAGGGCGGCTGCCGCTCGCTCGCGTATTGCCAGCTTGTTGGCCGGGCTCGTCGCTTAGGCGCATGGAAAGGGCTATGCGCTTTCTGGGCACATCAACGTCCATGACCTTCACTTTTACCACCAGTCCGGCTTTGACCACTTCACGCGGATCGTTAATGCGGCGCTCGCTCATGGCGCTAATGTGCACCAGGCCGTCCTGGTGCACACCAATATCCACAAAGGCACCGAAGTTGGTGACGTTGGTCACCACGCCTTCTAGCACCATACCGGGGCGAAGGTCGTTTAGGGTTTCAACGCCGTCGGCAAAGCTGGCGGTTTTAAACTCGGGGCGCGGGTCGCGGCCGGGTTTGTCCAACTCTTTTAAGATGTCGGTGACGGTTGGCAGGCCAAACTGTTCGTCGACAAAGTCGCCGGGCTTGAGCTTTCTAAGCACATCCGAATTACCAATCAGTGCCGCTTCCACCTTGCCGGTATTGGCTTTGATTTTTTCCACCACCGGATAAGCTTCGGGGTGCACACCGGAGGCATCCAGCGGGTTATCGCCGTTCATGATGCGCAAAAAACCGGCGCATTGCTCAAAGGCTTTTGGCCCCAAACGCGGTACTTTTAATAGCTGTTTGCGGCTTTTAAATGCACCGTTTTCATTACGCCAGCCCACGACATTACTT
Encoded here:
- a CDS encoding flagellar biosynthesis protein FlgE, coding for MNSVMNSGMNLQYTAQNRANDAAQRIANGDVNAEPLVQLQVAKNESGAAAKVIKTADEMLGTVIDTTA
- the bioH gene encoding pimeloyl-ACP methyl ester esterase BioH, which encodes MSTPSLVMLHGWGVNGAVFSSLTPFLDGIALSVVDLPGFGDAAAEPGHDHIDSLAQAVAERVPEDAIWLGWSLGGLVATQAALKGYGRPRGLVTVASSPAFVADANWPGIKPMVLKQFAGALQGDIQQVIDRFLAIQAMGAPSAKADIKLLREQVAERPLPNIDALAGGLQILADTDLRGELANITLPFLRLYGRLDALVPAKQVPLVDKLAPQSQSLVVDHSSHAPFISHPQQTAASIRHFIEGLEKA